The following coding sequences lie in one Aspergillus puulaauensis MK2 DNA, chromosome 3, nearly complete sequence genomic window:
- the spt6 gene encoding chromatin-remodeling histone chaperone SPT6 (BUSCO:EOG09260492;~COG:K;~EggNog:ENOG410PFNW;~InterPro:IPR028231,IPR042066,IPR032706,IPR012340, IPR023319,IPR012337,IPR037027,IPR028088,IPR017072, IPR035019,IPR035018,IPR028083,IPR035420,IPR036860, IPR041692,IPR023323,IPR010994;~PFAM:PF14632,PF14633,PF17674,PF14635,PF14639, PF14641;~go_function: GO:0003677 - DNA binding [Evidence IEA];~go_process: GO:0006139 - nucleobase-containing compound metabolic process [Evidence IEA];~go_process: GO:0032968 - positive regulation of transcription elongation from RNA polymerase II promoter [Evidence IEA]), whose translation MSARDLVEGEALLDDEENEEELVDDYGEGGERVDTTGKHYDSSEEEEDDDDEEAAQAVREGFIVDEDEEEEERAQRRREKRKRRREEREREDEHLDEEDLELIGELNPERRSTAAADSKFKRLKRGHKDRDVRQPSQAIDDIFNSDEEDEPAPDYGRLGRRHPGDEMDDFIEEDVFSDEDLQQEREDLEVARPRKSIPFGATDTTGLDENALEDMRAAFGDGNEYYFALAMEEEEEEQEEDVEKHLDLKDVFEPSQLAEKMLTEEDNQIRLVDEPERHQIARKPYRNVVLSEDQFREEAAWIANLMLLKKRLEPELREPFQRSVAKVLEFLVTDDWEVPFIFQHRKDYMIHTVKVPVDGASADLDSGAQYTIKAEKLLNMTDLWDIFDHDLKFKALVEKRNTIQKTYDNIQSVFSVDDSIVEEMLPAATTMEELQDIQDYIHFQYASQIRDLAVTNGDATGESQRRKAQTKNFFDRVRNSKAYALVRAFGITADAFAQNALKEGRRQYTEDPSERPDEMADGLVDNDFGNSSQVVKAAKGLFSEEIVMSPKMRKVIRQAYYMNGAVDCFRTEKGLRRIDEQHPYYEFKYLRDQQLSDIARQPELFLRMLKAEEEGLIEVKVRFENFENFLRRLYPDIESDNYSELADSWNRMRREVVDLALGKLERVINRSLKENIRQECENHVAKECREAFSQRLDQAPYKPKGMVLGTVPRVLTLSTGGGIVGREPIHWAYIEEDGRVLENGKFVDLSVGDKDRGIADGKDVDSLVELVNRRRPDVIGVSGMSPETRRLYKLLAEVVDTRDLRGALYTDDRDDEVSDRLEIVIINDEVARLYQNSERAKKDHPSFAPLTHYCVALAKYLQSPLKEYASLGRDIVSIQFKPGQQLVTQELLLKQLETALVDMVNLVGVDINEAVSDQATANLLPYVCGLGPRKAAHLLKIVNMTGGVVNSRFSLIGVNVQYPAMGVKVWNNSASFLYIDYESADADADPLDNTRVHPEDYDIARKMAADALELDEEDIKAETDENGSGAIVRKLFRDEAQDRVNDLILEEYAEQLEKNLNQRKRATLETIRAELQQPYEELRKQFVFLSTDDIFTMLTGETTDTLAEGMVVPISIKRISDDHIEGKLDCGVDALVGESEMTDRYDIPVRAIYSLHQTVPAKVMFLNRKTFTCNVSLREEQVSRPSRPSADRIHAGEWDHRQEGQDREALEANTQSGGRTMRVIKHPLFRPFNSTQAVEFLGSQSRGDVVIRPSSKGPDHLAVTWKVADGIFQHIDVLELDKENEFSVGRTLKVGGRFTYSDLDDLIFNHVKAMAKKVDEMMLHEKYQEGSKDITYSWLDTYTRANPRRSAYAFCIDPKHAGYFFLCFKAGEHAQVQSWPVKVIPQGYELQRNPYPDMRALCNGFKLLFTNMQGGRRR comes from the exons ATGAGTGCCCGCGATCTTGTCGAGGGAGAAGCCCTCCtagacgacgaggagaacgaggaggagctcgtCGATGACTATGGTGAAGGTGGAGAACGTGTCGACACGACTGGCAAGCACTATGATTCcagtgaggaggaagaagatgacgacgacgaagaagcagctCAAGCC GTGCGGGAAGGATTTATcgttgacgaagacgaggaagaagaggaacgcGCGCAACGCCGCcgggagaaaagaaagcgaagacgcgaagaacgagaaagagaggatGAACACCTAGATGAGGAAGATTTGGAGCTCATTGGCGAGCTCAATCCAGAGCGCCGGTCGACAGCTGCAGCCGAC TCAAAATTCAAGCGTCTAAAGCGCGGTCATAAGGATCGTGACGTCCGGCAACCGTCCCAAGCTATCGATGACATTTTCAAttccgacgaggaagatgagccCGCACCAGACTATGGCAGGCTCGGCAGGAGGCACCCTGGCGATGAGATGGACGACTTCATTGAAGAAGATGTGTTCTCGGATGAAGATCTACAGCAGGAGCGAGAAGACTTGGAGGTTGCTCGTCCCAGGAAGTCGATTCCCTTTGGAGCCACCGACACCACTGGCCTCGACGAGAACGCTCTTGAAGACATGCGCGCCGCGTTTGGAGACGGAAACGAATACTACTTTGCTCTTGCtatggaggaggaagaggaggagcaggaggaagacgTCGAAAAGCACTTGGATCTCAAGGATGTTTTTGAGCCTTCGCAGCTTGCCGAGAAGATGTTGACCGAGGAGGATAACCAAATTCGCCTGGTAGACGAGCCCGAACGGCATCAAATTGCCCGCAAACCCTACCGCAATGTCGTCTTGTCCGAAGACCAGTTCCGTGAAGAGGCCGCCTGGATTGCTAACCTCATGCTTTTGAAGAAACGCCTAGAACCAGAGCTACGCGAGCCTTTCCAGCGCTCAGTTGCCAAGGTCCTTGAATTTCTCGTTACCGATGATTGGGAGGTGCCATTCATCTTCCAACATCGGAAGGACTATATGATTCACACAGTCAAGGTTCCTGTAGATGGGGCTTCAGCGGATCTTGATTCAGGCGCTCAGTATACAATTAAAGCGGAGAAATTGCTGAACATGACTGACCTGTGGGACATATTTGACCATGACCTCAAGTTCAAAGCGCTTGTGGAGAAACGCAACACTATCCAGAAGACCTACGACAACATTCAGTCGGTTTTCTCCGTCGACGACTCAATCGTTGAGGAAATGTTGCCAGCAGCCACTACAATGGAAGAGCTGCAAGATATCCAAGATTATATCCACTTTCAATATGCGTCACAGATCAGGGATCTGGCTGTTACAAACGGTGACGCTACCGGTGAATCTCAAAGGCGAAAGGCCCAGACGAAGAACTTCTTCGACCGGGTCCGCAATAGCAAAGCCTACGCCCTGGTACGTGCATTCGGTATTACAGCAGATGCATTTGCCCAAAATGCTCTGAAGGAGGGCCGTCGTCAATACACTGAAGATCCATCAGAGCGCCCAGATGAAATGGCAGATGGGCTTGTTGACAATGACTTTGGCAACTCATCTCAAGTGGTCAAAGCCGCCAAAGGCTTGTTTTCAGAGGAAATTGTAATGAGTCCTAAAATGCGAAAAGTCATCCGCCAAGCATACTACATGAATGGTGCCGTGGACTGCTTCCGGACCGAAAAGGGGTTGCGACGCATTGATGAGCAGCATCCATACTACGAGTTCAAGTACCTCAGAGATCAACAACTCAGCGACATCGCGCGCCAGCCTGAGCTATTCCTCCGCATGCTGAaggcagaagaggaaggtttGATAGAAGTCAAAGTACGCTTTGAAAATTTCGAAAACTTCCTAAGGCGTCTATACCCTGATATCGAGTCCGATAACTACAGTGAACTTGCAGATTCCTGGAATCGCATGCGGCGCGAAGTCGTCGATCTAGCTTTGGGTAAGCTGGAGCGTGTCATCAACCGAAGCCTCAAGGAGAATATCCGCCAAGAATGTGAAAATCATGTTGCGAAAGAATGCCGAGAAGCATTCTCCCAACGCTTGGATCAAGCGCCTTACAAGCCCAAGGGTATGGTGTTGGGTACGGTCCCTCGCGTATTGACGCTGTCCACTGGTGGTGGTATCGTCGGACGGGAACCCATCCACTGGGCTTACATCGAGGAGGATGGCCGGGTTCTCGAAAACGGAAAGTTCGTCGACCTATCTGTGGGTGACAAGGATCGCGGTATCGCAGATGGTAAAGATGTGGACTCTTTAGTCGAGCTTGTGAATCGCCGTCGCCCGGACGTCATTGGAGTGTCCGGCATGTCTCCCGAGACTCGGCGACTCTATAAACTATTGGCAGAGGTTGTGGACACCAGAGATCTGCGTGGTGCGCTTTACACCGATGAccgtgatgatgaagtcAGTGACCGCCTGGAGATAGTTATTATCAACGACGAGGTGGCGCGGCTTTATCAGAACAGCGAGCGAGCGAAGAAAGACCATCCCAGCTTTGCTCCCCTCACTCACTACTGTGTTGCGCTAGCCAAATATTTGCAGAGTCCCCTTAAGGAATACGCTTCACTGGGTCGGGACATCGTgtcaattcaattcaagcCGGGTCAGCAACTTGTTACGCAGGAATTACTGCTGAAACAGCTGGAAACTGCACTGGTCGACATGGTCAACCTCGTCGGAGTAGACATCAACGAGGCTGTGTCAGACCAAGCCACAGCAAACCTTTTACCTTATGTCTGCGGTTTGGGGCCACGCAAGGCAGCACATCTCTTGAAGATAGTGAACATGACTGGAGGGGTGGTCAACAGCAGGTTTTCGTTGATTGGAGTCAACGTACAATACCCCGCAATGGGGGTGAAGGTATGGAACAACTCCGCAAGCTTCCTATACATCGACTATGAGAgcgccgacgccgatgcgGATCCCCTTGACAACACACGGGTGCACCCTGAAGATTATGATATCGCTCGCAAGATGGCAGCGGACGCcttggagttggatgaagaggacatCAAGGCAGAAACTGATGAGAATGGGTCCGGTGCCATTGTGCGCAAGCTCTTCCGGGACGAGGCTCAGGATCGTGTGAACGATCTGATTCTTGAAGAATATGCGGAGCAACTCGAGAAAAACCTCAACCAGCGCAAACGTGCCACACTCGAAACAATCCGTGCGGAACTTCAACAGCCTTACGAGGAACTGCGAAAGCAGTTTGTCTTCCTTAGCACAGATGATATCTTCACCATGCTTACTGGCGAGACGACAGACACACTCGCGGAGGGTATGGTGGTGCCTATCTCTATTAAGCGCATCAGCGACGACCACATCGAAGGCAAGCTAGACTGCGGAGTTGACGCCCTCGTTGGGGAATCAGAGATGACAGATCGCTACGACATCCCAGTGCGCGCGATATACTCACTCCACCAAACGGTACCAGCTAAGGTGATGTTCTTAAACCGCAAGACTTTCACCTGCAACGTGTCTCTGCGCGAAGAACAGGTCAGCCGGCCGTCCAGGCCTTCCGCCGACCGGATACACGCAGGAGAATGGGATCATCGTCAAGAGGGCCAGGATAGGGAAGCACTCGAGGCGAATACACAGAGTGGCGGGCGTACGATGCGTGTCATTAAGCATCCCCTGTTCCGCCCGTTCAACTCCACGCAGGCAGTGGAGTTTCTCGGGTCACAAAGTCGTGGTGATGTGGTTATTCGACCGTCCTCGAAGGGACCTGACCACTTGGCTGTGACGTGGAAGGTGGCCGACGGCATCTTCCAGCATATTGATGTCTTGGAATTGGACAAGGAAAACGAGTTCTCCGTTGGGCGTACGCTGAAGGTCGGAGGCCGATTCACTTACAGTGATTTGGATGACCTGATTTTCAACCATGTCAAAGCTATGGCCAAAAAGGTGGACGAAATGATGCTGCACGAAAAGTACCAAGAAGGCAGCAAAGATATCACTT ATTCCTGGCTTGACACGTATACCAGAGCCAACCCCCGACGGTCAGCATACGCATTCTGCATCGACCCCAAGCACGCGGGGTACTTCTTCCTTTGTTTCAAGGCTGGAGAACATGCTCAAGTGCAAAGCTGGCCGGTGAAAGTCATTCCTCAGGGCTACGAGCTACAGCGCAACCCCTATCCAGATATGCGGGCGCTGTGCAACGGGTTCAAGCTGCTATTTACCAATATGCAGGGTGGAAGGCGACGCTGA
- a CDS encoding oxysterol-binding protein related protein OSH3 (BUSCO:EOG09261QYO;~COG:T;~EggNog:ENOG410PHWU;~InterPro:IPR041680,IPR036598,IPR001849,IPR011993, IPR037239,IPR000648,IPR009038;~PFAM:PF01237,PF15409,PF00169;~go_function: GO:0008289 - lipid binding [Evidence IEA]): MAAMEELEIHSKSYFVRWVPVKSGHTISWSIQPHKKSLNFGIFKHPGQSGVLSTPNLSSTDTPSNDSNENLANGGSSSRQSNSASLIDKLTAMGLKQIRWVGKCEADKIVQGTYDVPFNEGGNYALVFDNTFSKQLSKTVTLVLLTYPTSLPPQAVPTPHAASQPGGDAAESQSSRRRGNSLIAKMPPQIQVQEGDTETTIHTGILLKRRRKRHQGWARRFFSLDFATSTLSYFHDPNSATLRGSIPLTLAAVACNEKSREISIDSGTEVWHLRARDDTEFASWKRVLEKASSSKNAADDDHSHSPRHLHPNTAFQSPIQRSMSSAAEEREWMRVSDLVSRVSGSRDAVRRLAKDTDPKYMSPGPPSRGRSGRSPSPHPETNGDEKRSFWKRKTSNPVAKLSAPSDSSLDRKPAGVMGSERTNETHDSLMALLRDLDQVVGEFSTLITESQQRRQTPELGIQSRKSMESDKSEEFFDAVDASDSQMLTIKGDSDDEEAMEDASADAAADDAPSDSDDDSSEPASTGGAHDQYSPLFPARPKTLTPLPLDTVPRRNNITAPTVMPPSLIGFLRKNVGKDLSQISMPVSSNEPLSMLQRAAEVMEYSTLLDKAAQVNDANERLLYITAFALSSLSSSRVRERAIRKPFNPMLGETFELVREDMGFRFIAEKVSHRPVQLAYQADSKDWSLAHSPRPSQKFWGKSAEIVTEGKLRITLHSTGEHFSWSPATSFLRNIIAGEKYVEPVGEMTVLNETTGQRTVSTFKAGGMFSGRSEEVSTKLLDSSGRETPLGLVGSWVSSITLTRNGSSGATVWTARALVSNAPKHYGLTTFAAALNEITPVEDKKIPATDSRLRPDQRALEDGDVDRAEEVKVQLEEAQRARRRDMEGAGENWEPRWFTKVDDAPEGEPVWRLKGGKDGYWEERTKGSWGTVLPVFET, encoded by the exons ATGGCAGCCatggaagagctggaaatCCATAGCAAG TCCTACTTCGTCCGCTGGGTCCCAGTCAAATCCGGTCACACTATTTCCTGGAGCATTCAACCACATAAGAAGTCGCTCAATTTCGGGATCTTCAAGCATCCCGGTCAATCCGGCGTCCTTAGTACCCCCAATCTGTCCTCAACGGATACCCCGAGTAACGACTCGAACGAGAACCTCGCAAATGGCGGCTCCAGCTCGCGTCAGAGTAACTCGGCATCCCTCATTGACAAGCTGACAGCCATGGGCTTGAAACAGATCCGTTGGGTCGGCAAATGTGAGGCAGACAAGATCGTCCAGGGGACCTACGATGTGCCTTTCAATGAGGGTGGAAACTATGCGCTCGTCTTTGACAACACATTTTCGAAGCAATTGTCCAAGACCGTGACCCTAGTACTACTCACCTACCCAACTTCCCTGCCCCCACAAGCGGTTCCAACACCTCATGCGGCCAGTCAACCCGGAGGCGATGCAGCGGAGTCTCAATCCTCCCGGAGGCGGGGCAACAGCCTTATTGCCAAAATGCCGCCGCAAATCCAAGTGCAAGAGGGAGATACAGAGACAACTATTCACACTGGTATTCTGCTCAAGCGTCGCCGTAAGCGCCATCAGGGGTGGGCGCGCCGGTTCTTCTCCCTCGATTTCGCGACTTCTACACTCTCTTATTTCCACGATCCCAACTCCGCTACCCTACGGGGTTCGATACCGCTGACTCTCGCCGCGGTAGCCTGCAACGAGAAGTCCCGTGAGATCTCCATTGACTCTGGTACTGAAGTCTGGCATCTACGTGCCCGCGATGACACCGAATTTGCGTCGTGGAAGCGCGTCTTGGAAAAAGCGTCATCCTCCAAGAACGCGGCAGATGATGACCACAGTCATTCGCCAAGGCATCTACATCCGAACACGGCATTCCAATCGCCCATCCAGCGTTCTATGTCAAGCGCCGCCGAGGAGCGCGAATGGATGCGGGTTTCCGACCTAGTCAGCCGAGTCTCAGGATCCCGTGATGCTGTCCGACGCCTGGCCAAGGACACGGATCCAAAGTATATGAGTCCCGGGCCACCATCCCGTGGAAGATCCGGCCGGTCGCCCAGCCCTCATCCGGAGACTAATGGCGATGAGAAGCGGTCCTTCTGGAAGCGGAAAACTTCCAACCCAGTTGCTAAACTGTCCGCTCCGAGCGATTCGTCCCTCGATCGAAAACCAGCCGGGGTGATGGGTAGTGAGCGAACCAACGAAACACACGACAGCCTCATGGCTCTTTTGCGCGACCTAGATCAGGTCGTCGGTGAATTCTCGACCTTAATCACGGAGAGCCAGCAACGTCGTCAAACTCCCGAGCTCGGTATACAATCGCGAAAGAGCATGGAATCAGACAAATCCGAAGAGTTCTTTGACGCTGTCGATGCATCAGACTCCCAAATGCTCACCATCAAAGGCGAcagtgacgacgaggaggcaaTGGAGGATGCTTCCGCAGATGCTGCTGCCGACGATGCGCCATCCGATAGTGACGACGACTCCTCAGAACCAGCAAGCACTGGCGGTGCCCATGATCAGTACTCTCCATTATTCCCAGCACGGCCCAAAACTCTCACTCCGCTGCCGCTGGACACCGTCCCTCGCcgaaacaacatcaccgcCCCGACAGTGATGCCGCCCAGCTTGATTGGGTTCCTCCGCAAGAACGTTGGGAAAGATCTCTCCCAAATCTCGATGCCCGTCTCCTCAAATGAGCCCCTCTCAATGCTCCAGCGTGCAGCCGAAGTCATGGAATATTCAACCCTTCTTGATAAGGCAGCGCAGGTCAATGATGCTAACGAACGACTCCTCTACATCACCGCGTTCGCTCTCTCCTCACTGTCAAGCAGTCGTGTCCGTGAGCGAGCAATCCGCAAACCATTCAACCCCATGCTCGGTGAGACATTCGAGCTCGTCCGCGAGGACATGGGCTTCCGCTTCATCGCAGAAAAGGTCTCCCACCGTCCCGTCCAACTCGCGTACCAGGCCGACAGTAAAGACTGGAGTCTCGCCCATTCCCCGCGCCCTTCCCAGAAATTCTGGGGTAAATCCGCCGAAATCGTCACAGAGGGCAAGCTCCGCATCACTCTCCACTCAACAGGTGAACACTTCTCCTGGTCCCCCGCtacctccttcctccgcaACATCATCGCAGGAGAGAAATACGTAGAACCAGTCGGCGAAATGACCGTCCTCAACGAAACAACAGGCCAACGCACAGTCTCCACCTTCAAGGCCGGGGGCATGTTCTCCGGCAGGTCTGAAGAAGTATCCACCAAACTCCTCGACTCCTCTGGACGCGAAACCCCACTCGGCCTTGTAGGCTCCTGGGTCTCATCCATAACCTTAACCCGCAACGGCTCCTCCGGTGCAACGGTCTGGACCGCTAGAGCCCTTGTTTCTAACGCTCCCAAACACTACGGTCTGACAACCTTCGCTGCGGCACTTAACGAAATCACCCCCGTCGAAGACAAAAAGATTCCGGCTACGGACTCCCGACTCCGACCCGATCAGCGCGCCctcgaagacggcgacgTCGACCgcgccgaagaagtcaaggTCCAGCTAGAGGAAGCACAGCGCGCTCGTCGTCGCGATATGGAAGGCGCTGGTGAAAACTGGGAGCCTCGGTGGTTCACAAAAGTAGATGATGCACCGGAAGGTGAACCAGTTTGGCGGTTGAAGGGCGGGAAGGATGGATATTGGGAGGAGAGGACGAAAGGGTCTTGGGGGACCGTTTTGCCAGTTTTTGAGACTTAG